One Gemmatimonadales bacterium DNA window includes the following coding sequences:
- a CDS encoding CUAEP/CCAEP-tail radical SAM protein, with amino-acid sequence MPLDASAPPLSLRDPGAILLVSCYELGHQPMGLAFPMAFLERAGFRPDALDLALEPLDAGRIRRSRLVAISVPMHTALRIGVQAAAQVRALNPAATICFHGLYAILNRHVLLGACADVILGGEAEEPLVALAEALERGQAPPPAPGPYVARLRYPVPSRERLAPLHRYAAFEREGERRVAGVVEASRGCLHGCRHCPIPPVYGGRFFVVPPDVVLEDIRRQVAAGARHVTFADPDFLNGPGHALRIAETLHAEFPALSFDFTAKVEHLLAHRALLPRLAAAGAAFVVTAAESLSDAVLEKLDKGHTRADLERALEAARSAGITVRPSWLPFTPWTSLDDYVELVEWLIGRDLVDCVEPVQLAVRLLVPPGSALLAQPDIQPYLRGLDAEAFTYRWEHPDERMEGLCRAVTDLVHEANHAREPAETTFRKVREAAYAAAGRRPEALATHAERRPVAPRLTEPWFC; translated from the coding sequence GTGCCGCTCGACGCCTCAGCCCCGCCCCTCTCGCTCCGCGATCCCGGCGCGATCCTCCTCGTCTCGTGCTACGAGCTGGGTCACCAGCCGATGGGCCTGGCCTTCCCGATGGCCTTCCTCGAGCGCGCCGGCTTCCGGCCCGACGCGCTGGACCTCGCCCTCGAGCCGCTGGATGCCGGCCGCATCCGGCGCTCGAGGCTCGTCGCCATCTCGGTCCCGATGCACACCGCGCTCCGGATCGGCGTCCAGGCGGCCGCGCAGGTGCGCGCCCTCAACCCCGCGGCCACCATCTGTTTCCACGGGCTGTACGCGATCCTGAACCGGCATGTCCTGCTCGGCGCCTGCGCCGACGTGATCCTCGGCGGCGAGGCGGAGGAGCCCCTGGTCGCGCTGGCCGAAGCCCTCGAGCGGGGCCAGGCGCCGCCGCCCGCCCCGGGGCCATACGTGGCCCGGCTCCGCTATCCCGTGCCGAGCCGCGAGCGGCTGGCGCCGCTCCACCGCTACGCCGCCTTCGAGCGGGAGGGCGAGCGCCGCGTCGCCGGCGTCGTCGAGGCGAGCCGCGGCTGCCTCCACGGGTGCCGGCACTGCCCCATACCGCCGGTGTACGGCGGCCGGTTCTTCGTCGTGCCCCCGGACGTGGTCCTGGAAGACATCCGCCGCCAGGTCGCCGCGGGCGCCCGGCACGTCACGTTCGCGGACCCCGACTTCCTCAACGGGCCCGGCCACGCGCTGCGCATCGCCGAGACGCTGCACGCCGAGTTCCCGGCGCTGAGCTTCGACTTCACGGCCAAGGTCGAGCACCTCCTCGCGCATCGCGCGCTGCTGCCACGGCTCGCCGCGGCGGGAGCCGCGTTCGTCGTCACCGCCGCCGAGTCGCTCAGCGATGCCGTCCTCGAGAAGCTGGACAAGGGGCACACCCGCGCGGATCTCGAGCGGGCGCTCGAAGCGGCGCGGTCGGCCGGCATCACGGTGCGGCCGTCGTGGCTTCCATTCACGCCGTGGACCTCGCTCGACGACTACGTCGAGCTGGTGGAGTGGCTCATCGGCCGCGACCTGGTCGACTGCGTCGAGCCGGTCCAGCTCGCGGTCCGGCTCCTGGTTCCCCCCGGATCCGCGCTCCTGGCACAGCCGGACATCCAGCCGTACCTGCGGGGGCTCGACGCCGAGGCGTTCACGTACCGCTGGGAGCATCCGGACGAGCGGATGGAGGGGCTGTGCAGGGCCGTCACCGACCTCGTGCACGAGGCGAACCACGCGCGCGAGCCGGCGGAGACGACGTTCCGGAAGGTGCGCGAGGCGGCCTACGCCGCGGCCGGTCGGCGGCCCGAGGCGCTCGCCACGCACGCCGAGCGGCGTCCCGTGGCACCGCGGCTCACCGAGCCGTGGTTCTGCTGA
- a CDS encoding MOSC domain-containing protein, with amino-acid sequence MGLPREVEWRGRTVRTAIFKNPVRGAVRVRHLNLEGDGQADPTVHGGTYKAVYLYPSEHYAYWRTRIGEQAWGAFGENLTTAGISEHFIRIGDRLRIGTTELLVTQPRLPCYKLALRLGRPDMEKRFLASGLTGFYLRVAVEGEVAAGDAVTVAESAGDSVTVAEVVRLYRTERPDVEALRQLADLPALPEGLRGHFRRLIERAG; translated from the coding sequence GTGGGGTTGCCGCGCGAGGTCGAGTGGCGGGGCAGGACGGTCCGGACGGCCATCTTCAAGAACCCGGTGCGCGGCGCCGTCCGGGTGCGGCACCTCAACCTCGAGGGCGACGGGCAGGCCGATCCCACGGTGCACGGCGGGACGTACAAGGCCGTCTACCTCTACCCTTCGGAGCACTACGCCTACTGGCGGACGCGGATCGGCGAGCAGGCCTGGGGCGCCTTCGGCGAAAACCTGACCACGGCCGGGATCAGCGAGCATTTCATTCGGATCGGCGACCGGCTCAGGATCGGGACGACCGAGCTGCTGGTCACCCAGCCGCGGCTGCCGTGCTACAAGCTCGCGCTGAGGCTCGGCCGGCCCGACATGGAGAAGCGCTTCCTGGCGAGCGGGCTTACCGGGTTCTACCTGCGCGTCGCCGTCGAAGGAGAGGTTGCTGCAGGAGACGCGGTCACGGTTGCGGAGTCCGCGGGCGACTCGGTCACCGTCGCGGAGGTGGTCCGGCTCTACCGGACCGAGCGTCCCGACGTCGAGGCGCTGCGCCAGCTCGCCGACCTCCCGGCGCTGCCGGAAGGCTTGCGCGGGCACTTCCGACGGCTGATCGAGCGCGCCGGCTGA
- a CDS encoding Ig-like domain-containing protein yields the protein MERLPTRARRLLRGLLPVVLAAGAVLTCDSPTALNRRMVGLAFQPVVRYGMGTFGGMSVDQVRLIAVHGSDSVSQTFNFSPDSAQITASMSVPVTDTATYNVTIQLLSGGTVMFTGQQAVLVSAGLSSGPPTQVVELAFVGPGAQIAFLQIAPRDSGVTFGASLPFRITAFDSSEGAVTQFYVAWSTGTASNKINANGVFKAGTTRGTVWVYAHTPTGVWDSTQVTVAPVPSQIQIISGNGQSGSVGTPLELPLVVKVLAADNLPVAGASVQFTASGGGSVNPAVVMTDSLGIAQAIATLSTTAGTNSFTAKVGTAASVQFTATGIGQVGAPASITKVAGDGQSAAAGTPVVVPPSVKVTDANLVPVPGQAVTFAVASGGGSVTGGSTTTNAAGIATVGSWTLGSTPGANTLTATATGTSLNPVTFTATGTTASNVIALSVPGGLVGIGANQQAQAVVTIAPPAPAGGLTVTVTSDSTNHVTVKSPGTISIPAGGVVGTILLSGVAPGQTTLHATAPGYAAGTTTAVATPSFVTLTYDSVGMGRTAVLGIGLSTAAPAGGLLVALVSGDTTKFKFLKGSVTTGSLVDTIPAGSTSGSVTITGLGTGTVPVYAVAPNYAIGLEVVVVTGFNGSLALVSGGGQTGGVDTLLSQPVTVKVTDSLSNPVNGFLVGFAVASGGGSVSPLAALTNASGQTSTSWTLGPTVGSQSLSVTAPGASGSPLTVTATATGAAIASTTVSPKLDTITAINGTVTLVAQAKTAAGGNVPGSYTWTSLNAATASVNASGVVTAHANGSTKVVATEAGGTSDTAQIVVQQKLGSITVTPANRNLYLGTSFNYVAQAVDGLGTPLPSNPPFTWSTTAAAVATVDTSGHVAAVGLGSAQIKATSGTVTGVGNLTVLTAITRIAVAVDSGGATKNDTASLPSLAITRRYHAFAYDTLNVLMPAVTQFTWVSTNPSVASVPNQTSDTATATSAANGVTTIKATAQGFTSAPGAYLTVSQVLASIQLSPPASNPTATIGQGGTISLTARGLDANSRYISGGAFKYVSQFPAIATVDSATGVVTGGTTNGVDTVTASSGAITSNKLAVTVGGGSVPKVISFGRDTVSVGRGSTASIPVLLSTPLATGGQFTVNLAVSPAAYAHWQTTTVTVAAGATAVNATLVGDSAGTTTVTASDGSGGGYTAGSAVAKVTANMNLASGSYGINATDVVTTQVHLSDPSPAGGTYITFVYGTPGVASVSPDPAYIPQGQLAADIQIRGLAAGTTTITPNATGVNGAASTFTVYAPVLTLTSPSAILGLGQYDQNHYVYVSSYVSTNVAIPVTLSSSDTTKALVTPAVTIPSGSYYAYFTITGTGLGLAALRASATGWTTSDTIAAITTTPHVGICCTNTIYTTSGTQYLYVYSEDSTKNAHYRVNSLAVNLRSSDTTVLKVLDTLVTIQPATYYTYGARVTPAALGGTAWVIATASGHTPDSVLYTVNGPPLSLSWGSRLLGVGQEDPSNVYVQVPNNVTAPLVVTLSNSDATKIGVPATVTIPTGTYYVYFTVQGLAAGGPVTIGATAPGYGSTSATYTVTTPTIISPSNYTFNNFNPGTNFYIYAADTTRNAHWRIASEAVGISVVDTSKAKVDSSAVTIGAGAYYTNAPHVTPAGVGSTRILLTAAGQLSLDSPTVTVNTPPIAFNFGSTLLGRRQHLSPSFQGYYVHTPDSRAVAVPATLTQKHANVDSLNTLADTIPSGTYYIYGEIFGLANGTDTLSVSATGYGTDTAYVTVSTPKFTTGGLPSSTTTTNPPIGLYVYATDSVGNGHYTMDTVVVHAVSSDPTVLQVTSAYFRIPKNTYYAQDSVIVVGPGTASVTFSDSANSGYQPVTTNTITVTGPSLTFSTGSLVLGNRQTTGPTGVYVQTANNVAAPLVVNLLSTGTTVATVPASVTIPAGSYYAYFAVTGMDTIGTVQVQATATGYSSPTPITVQVTRPKFQISTTGLLNTTSPRTGIYLYAEDANGTSHYTTENVVVTLASSATAVATIDSTTVTIPAGSYYASTPTWGPGGTTGTAQLSATDTRAAQYAYNQATFNVTVQTPSLNFDWATQSLGIGQYNNLYVYTPDDATSPIDVTLAHSGTPRTSILLNDTARSVVTIPTGTYYVYFHVVGATVGMDTLVATTTSPVENPATGYTAVTLGQVSPIGGWPSTLSLANGDSALITMFAYDSAQVSHYVQNATTFTLAPSGSIEFVSGGANSAVITSVVIPKDAYYVQFYVKGVSQGTGQATITATNYVAYNTPTITVSP from the coding sequence GTGGAGCGCCTCCCGACCCGTGCCCGCAGGTTGCTCCGCGGGCTGTTGCCCGTCGTCCTCGCGGCGGGCGCCGTGTTGACCTGCGACAGTCCGACCGCACTCAACCGCCGGATGGTGGGGCTGGCCTTCCAGCCGGTCGTGCGCTACGGGATGGGCACGTTCGGCGGCATGTCGGTGGACCAGGTGCGCCTGATCGCCGTGCACGGTTCAGACTCCGTCTCCCAGACCTTCAACTTCTCCCCCGACTCCGCGCAGATCACCGCCAGCATGTCCGTGCCCGTGACGGACACGGCGACCTATAACGTCACGATCCAGCTGTTGTCCGGCGGCACCGTCATGTTCACGGGCCAGCAGGCCGTCCTGGTCAGCGCCGGGCTGTCGTCCGGGCCGCCCACCCAGGTGGTCGAGCTGGCGTTCGTGGGACCCGGCGCGCAGATCGCGTTCCTCCAGATCGCGCCGCGTGACTCGGGCGTGACGTTCGGCGCGTCGCTGCCGTTCCGGATCACGGCGTTCGATTCGAGCGAGGGTGCGGTGACGCAGTTCTACGTGGCCTGGTCCACGGGTACCGCGTCCAACAAGATCAACGCCAACGGGGTGTTCAAGGCGGGAACGACCCGCGGCACGGTGTGGGTCTACGCGCACACGCCGACCGGAGTGTGGGACTCCACGCAGGTCACGGTCGCGCCCGTGCCCAGCCAGATCCAGATCATCAGCGGCAACGGGCAGAGCGGATCCGTGGGCACGCCGCTCGAGCTCCCGCTGGTGGTGAAGGTGCTCGCCGCCGACAACCTGCCGGTCGCGGGCGCGAGCGTCCAGTTCACGGCCTCCGGCGGCGGCTCCGTGAATCCGGCCGTGGTGATGACCGACTCGCTCGGCATCGCGCAGGCCATCGCAACGCTGAGCACCACGGCGGGCACCAACTCGTTCACGGCCAAGGTGGGCACCGCGGCGTCGGTGCAGTTCACCGCCACCGGCATCGGACAGGTGGGGGCGCCCGCGAGCATCACGAAGGTCGCCGGCGACGGTCAGAGCGCCGCGGCCGGCACGCCGGTGGTGGTGCCGCCGTCGGTCAAGGTGACGGACGCGAACCTCGTCCCGGTCCCGGGCCAGGCGGTGACGTTCGCCGTCGCGAGCGGCGGCGGCAGCGTGACTGGCGGCTCCACGACGACCAACGCGGCGGGCATCGCCACCGTCGGCAGCTGGACCCTCGGCAGCACGCCGGGGGCGAACACGCTGACGGCCACCGCGACGGGCACCTCGCTCAACCCGGTGACCTTCACGGCGACGGGGACGACCGCGTCGAACGTGATCGCGCTCAGCGTGCCGGGCGGCCTGGTGGGCATCGGCGCCAACCAGCAGGCCCAGGCGGTGGTGACCATCGCGCCGCCGGCGCCGGCGGGCGGTCTCACCGTGACGGTGACGAGCGACAGCACCAATCACGTCACGGTGAAGAGCCCCGGGACGATCAGCATCCCGGCGGGCGGCGTGGTGGGGACGATCCTGCTCTCCGGCGTCGCTCCGGGCCAGACGACGCTCCACGCCACCGCGCCGGGGTACGCGGCGGGCACGACCACAGCCGTGGCGACGCCGAGCTTCGTTACGCTGACCTATGACTCGGTGGGGATGGGCCGCACGGCCGTCCTCGGGATCGGCCTTTCCACGGCGGCGCCGGCCGGGGGTCTGCTGGTTGCTCTGGTGAGCGGCGACACCACCAAGTTCAAGTTCCTCAAGGGTTCGGTGACGACAGGCAGCCTGGTGGACACCATCCCGGCCGGGAGCACGTCGGGCTCCGTGACCATCACGGGTTTGGGCACCGGTACCGTGCCGGTGTACGCCGTCGCACCGAACTACGCCATCGGGTTGGAAGTGGTCGTCGTGACGGGCTTCAACGGCTCCCTGGCGCTGGTCTCGGGCGGCGGGCAGACGGGTGGAGTGGATACGCTGCTGTCACAGCCCGTCACCGTGAAGGTGACCGACTCCCTCAGCAACCCGGTGAACGGCTTCCTGGTCGGCTTCGCGGTGGCATCGGGCGGCGGCTCCGTCTCGCCGCTCGCCGCATTGACCAACGCCTCGGGGCAGACCAGCACGAGCTGGACGCTCGGCCCGACGGTCGGCTCGCAGAGTTTGAGCGTCACGGCGCCCGGCGCGTCCGGCTCACCGCTGACGGTCACGGCCACCGCCACGGGCGCGGCCATCGCCTCGACGACCGTGTCGCCGAAGCTCGACACGATCACCGCGATCAACGGCACCGTGACGCTCGTCGCGCAGGCGAAGACCGCCGCCGGCGGCAACGTGCCGGGCAGCTACACCTGGACCAGCCTCAACGCCGCGACCGCGTCGGTCAACGCCTCGGGCGTCGTGACCGCACACGCCAACGGCTCGACCAAGGTCGTGGCGACCGAGGCGGGCGGAACGAGCGACACGGCTCAGATCGTGGTGCAACAGAAGCTCGGCTCGATCACCGTCACACCGGCCAACCGGAACCTGTACCTCGGCACCAGCTTCAACTACGTCGCGCAGGCCGTGGACGGACTGGGGACGCCGCTGCCGAGCAACCCGCCGTTCACCTGGTCCACCACGGCGGCCGCCGTGGCGACCGTGGACACGAGCGGCCACGTGGCCGCCGTCGGCCTCGGGTCGGCGCAGATCAAGGCTACCTCGGGCACGGTCACGGGCGTCGGGAACCTCACCGTCCTGACGGCCATCACGCGCATCGCGGTGGCCGTGGACTCGGGCGGCGCCACCAAGAACGACACGGCGAGCCTGCCCTCGCTGGCCATCACGCGCCGCTACCACGCCTTCGCGTACGACACGCTGAACGTGCTGATGCCGGCCGTGACCCAGTTCACCTGGGTTTCGACCAACCCGTCCGTGGCGTCGGTGCCGAACCAGACCTCGGACACCGCGACGGCGACCTCGGCGGCCAACGGCGTCACGACCATCAAGGCCACGGCCCAGGGCTTCACCTCGGCCCCGGGCGCGTACCTGACGGTCTCGCAGGTGCTGGCGTCCATCCAGCTCTCACCGCCCGCCTCCAATCCTACGGCCACGATCGGCCAGGGCGGCACGATCAGCCTCACGGCGCGCGGCCTCGACGCCAACAGCCGGTACATCTCGGGTGGCGCGTTCAAGTACGTGTCCCAGTTCCCGGCCATCGCCACCGTGGACTCGGCGACGGGAGTGGTGACGGGCGGAACGACGAACGGCGTCGACACGGTCACGGCCTCGAGCGGCGCGATCACGTCGAACAAGCTGGCCGTCACGGTCGGCGGCGGGAGCGTGCCGAAGGTGATCTCGTTCGGGCGCGACACCGTGTCGGTCGGGCGCGGGTCGACCGCCTCGATCCCGGTCCTGCTCAGCACGCCGCTCGCGACGGGCGGGCAGTTCACGGTGAACCTCGCCGTGAGCCCCGCCGCCTACGCGCACTGGCAGACCACGACCGTCACGGTCGCGGCCGGCGCGACGGCGGTGAACGCGACGCTGGTGGGCGACAGCGCGGGCACGACGACGGTGACGGCGAGTGACGGCAGCGGCGGCGGCTACACGGCGGGGAGCGCGGTCGCCAAGGTCACGGCGAACATGAACCTGGCCTCGGGCAGCTACGGGATCAACGCGACGGACGTCGTCACGACCCAGGTCCACCTCTCCGATCCGTCGCCGGCCGGCGGCACCTACATCACGTTCGTGTACGGGACGCCGGGCGTCGCGTCCGTCTCGCCCGACCCGGCCTACATCCCCCAGGGCCAGCTGGCGGCGGACATCCAGATCCGCGGGCTGGCGGCGGGCACGACGACCATCACGCCCAACGCCACCGGCGTGAACGGCGCCGCGTCCACCTTCACCGTCTACGCGCCGGTGCTGACGCTGACCTCGCCGTCGGCTATCCTCGGGCTGGGCCAGTACGACCAGAACCACTATGTCTACGTCTCTTCCTACGTCAGCACGAACGTCGCGATCCCGGTCACGCTCAGCAGCAGCGATACCACCAAGGCGTTGGTGACGCCGGCGGTCACGATCCCGTCCGGCAGCTACTACGCGTACTTCACCATCACGGGGACCGGGCTCGGTCTGGCGGCCCTCAGGGCGTCGGCGACCGGCTGGACGACCTCGGACACCATCGCGGCCATCACCACCACGCCGCACGTGGGGATCTGCTGCACCAACACGATCTACACCACGTCGGGGACCCAGTACCTGTACGTGTACTCGGAGGACTCGACCAAGAACGCGCACTACCGGGTGAACTCGCTGGCCGTCAACCTGCGGTCCTCGGATACCACCGTGCTGAAGGTGCTCGACACCCTGGTGACGATCCAGCCAGCCACCTACTACACCTACGGCGCGCGCGTCACGCCGGCGGCCCTGGGCGGCACGGCCTGGGTCATCGCCACGGCCAGCGGCCACACGCCCGACTCCGTGCTCTACACCGTGAACGGGCCGCCGCTCAGCCTGAGCTGGGGCTCGAGGCTCCTCGGCGTAGGCCAGGAGGACCCCAGCAACGTCTATGTGCAGGTGCCGAACAACGTGACGGCGCCGCTGGTGGTGACGCTGTCCAACTCGGACGCGACGAAGATCGGCGTGCCGGCCACGGTGACGATTCCGACGGGCACGTACTACGTCTACTTCACGGTCCAGGGCTTGGCCGCCGGCGGCCCGGTGACCATCGGCGCCACGGCGCCGGGCTACGGCTCCACCAGCGCGACGTACACCGTGACGACGCCGACGATCATTTCGCCGAGCAACTACACGTTCAACAACTTCAACCCCGGCACGAATTTCTACATCTACGCGGCGGACACGACGCGCAATGCGCACTGGCGCATCGCCTCCGAGGCGGTCGGGATCAGCGTGGTGGACACCAGCAAGGCCAAGGTGGACTCCTCGGCGGTCACGATCGGCGCCGGGGCGTACTACACCAACGCGCCGCACGTCACGCCGGCGGGCGTCGGCTCGACCCGCATTCTGCTCACGGCCGCGGGCCAGCTCTCGCTCGACTCACCCACGGTCACCGTGAACACGCCGCCGATCGCGTTCAACTTCGGCTCGACGCTGCTCGGACGGCGCCAGCACCTGAGCCCGAGCTTCCAGGGCTACTACGTCCACACGCCCGACAGCCGGGCCGTGGCGGTGCCCGCGACGCTGACGCAGAAGCACGCGAACGTGGATTCGTTGAACACCCTGGCGGACACGATCCCGTCGGGCACCTACTACATCTACGGGGAGATCTTCGGCCTGGCGAACGGGACCGATACGCTGTCGGTGTCGGCGACCGGGTACGGCACGGACACGGCGTACGTCACCGTGTCCACGCCGAAGTTCACGACCGGGGGCCTGCCGAGCTCGACGACGACCACCAATCCGCCGATCGGCCTGTACGTCTACGCGACCGACAGCGTCGGCAACGGCCACTACACCATGGACACGGTGGTGGTGCACGCGGTCTCGAGCGACCCCACGGTCCTCCAGGTGACGAGCGCCTACTTCCGCATCCCGAAGAACACGTACTACGCGCAGGACTCGGTGATCGTGGTCGGGCCTGGCACCGCCAGCGTCACCTTCTCCGACTCGGCCAACAGCGGCTACCAGCCGGTCACGACGAACACGATCACCGTGACCGGGCCGTCGCTCACCTTCAGCACCGGGTCCCTGGTGCTCGGCAACCGCCAGACGACCGGACCCACGGGCGTCTACGTCCAGACGGCCAACAACGTGGCCGCGCCGCTGGTGGTGAATCTGCTGAGCACGGGCACCACGGTCGCCACGGTTCCGGCCTCGGTGACCATTCCGGCCGGGTCGTACTATGCCTACTTCGCCGTGACCGGCATGGACACGATCGGCACGGTCCAGGTCCAGGCCACAGCCACGGGCTACAGCTCCCCCACGCCCATCACCGTGCAGGTCACGCGGCCGAAGTTCCAGATCAGCACGACCGGCCTGCTCAACACGACCTCGCCGAGGACGGGCATTTACCTCTACGCCGAGGACGCGAACGGCACCTCGCACTACACGACGGAGAACGTGGTCGTGACGCTGGCGTCGTCGGCCACGGCCGTGGCGACCATCGACTCGACGACGGTCACGATCCCGGCGGGCTCCTACTACGCGAGCACGCCCACCTGGGGCCCCGGCGGGACCACCGGCACGGCCCAGCTGTCGGCGACCGACACGCGCGCGGCCCAGTACGCCTACAACCAGGCGACCTTCAACGTCACCGTGCAGACGCCGTCGCTCAACTTCGACTGGGCGACCCAGTCGCTCGGCATCGGGCAGTACAACAACCTGTACGTCTATACGCCGGACGACGCGACGTCGCCCATCGACGTCACGCTGGCGCACTCGGGCACGCCGCGCACCAGCATTCTGCTGAACGACACCGCGCGGTCGGTCGTCACGATTCCGACCGGCACGTACTACGTGTACTTCCACGTGGTGGGCGCGACGGTCGGCATGGACACCCTGGTGGCGACCACGACCTCGCCGGTCGAGAACCCGGCCACGGGGTACACGGCGGTCACCCTCGGCCAGGTGAGCCCGATCGGCGGCTGGCCTTCGACGCTGTCCCTGGCCAACGGGGACTCGGCCCTGATCACGATGTTCGCCTATGACTCGGCGCAGGTCTCGCACTACGTGCAGAACGCCACGACCTTCACGCTGGCGCCGAGCGGGAGCATCGAGTTCGTCTCGGGCGGGGCCAACAGCGCGGTCATCACCAGCGTGGTGATCCCGAAGGACGCGTACTACGTCCAGTTCTACGTGAAGGGCGTGTCCCAGGGCACGGGCCAGGCGACGATCACCGCGACGAATTACGTCGCGTACAACACGCCAACGATCACGGTGTCGCCATGA
- a CDS encoding LysE family transporter — MQPGPYQTYLVSQALSHGWRRTLPAALAPLLSDAPIILLALLALSRVPRGLEQGLRCAGGAFLLFLAWRAFGAWRSYRLAPPERAGSGSRSLLTAAGVNLLNPNPWLGWCLVMGPLLLRSWRASALDGIALLAAFYGTMALASAGIIVLFAGARELGARVARALVGVSAAALACFGCWQLWWGAAGLLRG, encoded by the coding sequence GTGCAGCCGGGCCCGTATCAGACCTACCTCGTCTCCCAGGCACTGAGCCACGGCTGGCGGCGCACGCTGCCCGCCGCGCTGGCTCCACTGCTGAGCGATGCACCCATCATCCTCCTGGCGCTCCTGGCGTTGAGCCGCGTGCCGCGCGGCCTGGAGCAGGGCCTGCGCTGCGCCGGCGGAGCGTTCCTCCTGTTCCTCGCGTGGCGTGCCTTCGGTGCGTGGCGGAGCTACCGGCTGGCACCGCCCGAGCGGGCGGGTTCCGGGAGCCGCAGTCTGCTGACGGCGGCCGGGGTGAACCTGTTGAACCCGAATCCCTGGCTGGGCTGGTGCCTGGTGATGGGACCGCTGCTGCTCAGGTCGTGGCGGGCGAGCGCGCTTGACGGCATCGCGCTGCTGGCCGCGTTCTACGGCACGATGGCACTGGCATCGGCGGGGATCATCGTGCTATTCGCGGGGGCGAGAGAGCTTGGGGCGCGCGTCGCGCGCGCCCTGGTCGGCGTGTCGGCCGCGGCCCTGGCGTGCTTCGGTTGCTGGCAGCTGTGGTGGGGGGCGGCCGGGCTGCTGAGAGGCTGA